AGATAAATTCGGATGATGAGCCAGCTAAAGCCATTCGTAAGAAGAAAAAAGCTTCAATGGTCTTAGGTGCACAGGCTGTTAAGGAGAAAAAAGCAGGTGCCGTGATTTCTGCGGGAAATACAGGTGCCCTTCTGGCTGCAGGTCTCTTTGTGGTCGGACGTATTAAGGGAGTTGAGCGTCCAGGTCTTATGTCAACAATGCCAAGTTTTACTGGTCAACCCTTTGATATGCTTGATTTGGGTGCTAATGCGGAAAATACAGCTAGTCATTTGCATCAATATGCTATTTTAGGATCTTTCTATGCTAAAAATGTGCGTGGAATTGCCAACCCTCGTGTAGGTCTCCTTAATAATGGGACTGAGGAAACAAAGGGGGATAGTCTTCGTAAGGAGGCTTTTGAGCTCTTATCTAAGGAGCCAAGTATTAACTTTGTTGGTAATGTTGAGGCGCGTGAAATTATGTCTGGAGCTGCTGATGTGGTCGTAGCTGATGGTTTCACCGGAAATGCAGTTCTTAAGGCAATCGAAGGAACGGGACTTGGTGCCATGAAGACCCTTAAGTCAGCTATCATGAATGGTGGTCTTAAAGCTAAGTTAGGTGCCTTCCTATTGAAAGACAGCCTAAAAGGGATGAAAGAGACTATGGATTACTCTAGCGCTGGAGGTGCGGTTCTCTTTGGTCTTAAAGCTCCCGTAGTAAAATGTCATGGATCTAGTGATGCTAAGGCGGTTTACTACACTATTAAGCAGGTTCGTACGATGCTTGATACTAAGGTTGTTGAGCAGCTAGTTGAAGCCTTTAGTCCGAAAGAGGAGGCTAACTGATGAGTAGAGTAGAAATTCTTCAGAAAATGCAGCTCGTAATTCAAGAGCAGATGGGTAAAGAGGACATTGTTTTAACCGAAGCTACCAAATTAGATGACTTGGGTGTGGATTCAATAGAGCTTATGGAATTCATTATTAATTTGGAGGATGAGTTCGACCTTGAGATTTCCGATGATACTATTGACCATATGGTTAAGGTAGCTGATTTGTTGGACTATTTGTCTGAGGAATTGAATAAAGAATAAGAAAGCTAGACGTAATAATATAATAGTTGTGTACTATACGATTGTTATTTTGTTGGAGTGAGGCAAGAAACTAAATGTTATATGGATTTAGTTCTGTCACACTCCTTTTTTCTATACATTATTTATTAAGAAACTCTAAAAAAGGACTAAAACACGAACGTTATTTTTTTACTCAAGCAATAAAGTTTGCTATATGTTGGTTTTTGGATTCTGGTGTGGTATAATTAAGACGAATAAACTTGAAAGGCGAACAATTCCATGTCAAACCAACTGATTTATACTGGGAAAGCTAAAGATATTTATAGTACAGAAGACGAAAATGTGATTAAGTCGGTCTATAAGGACCAGGCAACCATGCTTAATGGTGCTCGTAAGGAGACTATTAAAGGAAAAGGTGTGCTAAATAATCAGATTTCGTCTCTTATTTTTGAAAAATTGAATGCTGCGGGTGTAGCTACTCACTTTATCGAACGTATTTCTGATACCGAACAACTTAACAAGAAAGTTACTATCATTCCTTTGGAGGTTGTTCTTCGTAATGTGACTGCGGGTTCTTTCTCTAAACGTTTTGGCGTTGAAGAAGGTTTGGACTTGAAAACTCCAATCGTTGAATTTTACTACAAGAACGATGATTTGGATGACCCATTCATCAATGATGAGCATGTGAAGTTCTTGGATATTGCCAATGATGAACAAATTGCTTATATCAAGGAAGAAACGCGTCGTATCAATGAATTGCTAAAAGATTGGTTTGCACAAATTGGTCTTCGCTTGATTGACTTCAAATTGGAATTTGGTTTTGATAAGGATGGCAAGATTATCTTGGCAGATGAATTCTCACCAGATAACTGCCGCCTTTGGGATGCTGAAGGGCACCATATGGACAAGGATGTTTTCCGTCGTGATCTTGGTAGCTTGACAGATGTTTATGAAGTTGTATTGGAAAAATTGCAAGGATTGAAGTAGCCTTTTACAAATAGAATACTTGGTCTTCACTACAATCTTTAAGTAGAAATAGATAAAGGAAATAAAATGGATAAACGTATTTTCGTTGAGAAAAAAGCTGATTTTCGTGTGAAATCTCAGTCTTTAGTAAAAGAATTAAAGCATAATCTTCAGTTGAAAACTTTGAATGATCTTCGTATTGTTCAGGTTTACGATGTCTTTAATTTGGCAGAGGACTTGTTTGCGCGTGCGGAAAAACACATCTTCTCTGAGCAAGTGACTGATACTGTTTTGGACGAGGCTGCGGTTAAGGCTGATCTTGAGAAGTATGCTTTCTTTGCTATCGAAAGTTTGCCTGGTCAATTTGACCAACGTGCAGCATCTTCACAAGAAGCTTTGCTTTTGCTTGGTAGTTCAAATGACGTAACAGTGAACACAGCGCAATTGTACTTGGTTAACAAGGATATCGATGCGAATGAGTTGGAAGCTGTCAAAAACTACCTTTTGAACCCAGTGGATTCTCGTTTCAAAGATATCACTGTTGGTATTGCTAAACAGGATTTCTCTGAGTCTGACAAGACCATTCCAAGCTTGGATTTCTTTGAAACTTATACGGCAGAAGATTTTGCTAAGTATAAGGCAGAGCAAGGATTGGCCATGGAAGTGGATGACCTTCTCTTCATTCAAGATTACTTCAAGTCTATTGGACGTGTGCCAACTGAGACTGAGCTTAAGGTTTTGGATACTTACTGGTCTGACCACTGCCGTCACACAACTTTTGAGACTGAGTTGAAGAATATCGACTTCTCAGCATCTAAATTTGAAAAACAATTGCAAGCGACTTATGACAAATATATTGCCATGCGTGATGAGTTGGGACGTACAGAAAAACCTCAAACCTTGATGGATATGGCGACTATTTTTGGTCGCTATGAGCGTGCTAATGGTCGTTTGGATGACATGGAAGTGTCTGATGAAATCAATGCTTGCTCAGTTGAAATTGAAGTGGATGTCAATGGTGTGAAAGAACCATGGCTTCTCATGTTCAAGAATGAAACCCACAACCACCCAACTGAGATTGAACCATTTGGTGGAGCGGCTACTTGTATCGGTGGTGCCATTCGTGACCCATTGTCAGGGCGTTCATACGTTTACCAAGCCATGCGTATCTCAGGTGCTGGTGATATTACAACACCAATTGCTGAAACTCGTGCTGGTAAATTGCCACAACAAGTGATTTCTAAAACAGCGGCTCACGGTTATTCTTCATACGGTAACCAAATTGGTCTTGCAACAACTTACGTTCGTGAATACTTCCACCCAGGTTTCGTTGCTAAGCGTATGGAGCTAGGTGCAGTTGTCGGTGCGGCTCCTAAGGAAAATGTTGTCCGTGAGAAACCTGAAGCAGGTGATGTGATTATCTTGCTCGGTGGTAAGACTGGACGTGATGGTGTCGGTGGTGCGACAGGCTCTTCTAAAGTTCAAACGGTCGAATCTGTTGAAACAGCTGGTGCTGAGGTTCAAAAAGGGAATGCCATCGAAGAACGTAAGATTCAACGTCTTTTCCGTAATGGGGATGTGACACGTCTAATCAAGAAATCAAATGACTTTGGTGCTGGTGGTGTCTGTGTGGCTATCGGTGAATTGGCAGATGGTCTTGAAATTGATCTAGACAAAGTACCATTGAAATACCAAGGTTTGAACGGTACAGAAATTGCCATCTCTGAATCTCAAGAACGTATGGCCGTAGTGGTTCGTCCAGAAGATGTAGATGCCTTCGTTGCTGAATGTAACAAAGAAAATATTGATGCTGTTGTCGTTGCGACAGTAACTGAAAAACCAAATCTTGTCATGCACTGGAATGGTGAAACCATCGTTGATTTGGAACGTCGTTTCCTTGATACAAACGGTGTACGTGTGGTTGTAGATGCTAAGGTGGTTGACAAGGATGTCAAGCTTCCAGAAGAACGTCAAACATCTGCTGAAACCCTTGAAGCTGATACTCTTGAAGTCTTGGCTGACCTTAACCATGCCAGTCAAAAAGGTTTACAAACCATCTTTGATAGCTCAGTTGGTCGTTCAACAGTTAATCACCCACTCGGTGGTCGCTACCAAATCACACCAACGGAAGCTTCTGTACAGAAATTGCCAGTCCAACATGGCGTGACAACAACTGCTTCTGTTATGGCGCAAGGATTCAACCCTTATGTAGCAGAATGGTCTCCATATCATGGCGCTGCCTATGCAGTAATCGAAGCAACAGCTCGTTTGGTTGCTGCTGGTGCAAACTGGTCTAAGGCTCGTTTCTCTTATCAAGAATATTTCGAGCGTATGGATAAACAAGCAGAGCGTTTTGGTCAACCAGTATCAGCTCTCCTTGGATCAATCGAAGCTCAGATTCAACTTGGTTTGCCATCTATTGGTGGTAAAGACTCTATGTCTGGTACCTTTGAAGAATTGACAGTACCACCAACCTTGGTTGCTTTTGGGGTAACAACTGCAGATAGCCGTAAGGTTCTTTCTCCAGAATTCAAAGCTGCTGGTGAAAATATTTACTACATTCCTGGTCAAGCTTTGGCACAAGAAATTGACTTCGATCTTATCAAGTCTAACTTTGCTAAGTTTGAAGCCATCCAAGCTGACCATAAAGTCACATCTGCATCAGCTGTCAAATATGGTGGTGTCGTTGAAGCACTTGCCCTTGCAACATTTGGTAACCATATTGGTGCCACTGTAACCCTTGAAAATCTTGAGACTGCCTTGACAGCTCAATTGGGTGGATTCGTCTTCACATCTCCGGAAGAAATTTCAGGTGTTGCCAAGATTGGACAAACAGCAGCTGACTTTACACTTACTGTCAATGGTGTAACGCTTGATGGACACAAACTTGACAGTGCCTTCCAAGGTAAATTGGAAGAGGTTTACCCAACGGAATTTGCACAAGCAACTGAGTTGGAAGAAGTACCTGCTGTAGCATCTGATGCTGTGATCAAAGCTAAAGAAACAGTTGAGACACCAGTAGTTTACATCCCAGTATTCCCAGGTACGAACTCTGAGTACGATTCAGCTAAGGCCTTTGAAAAAGAAGGTGCAAAAGTCAACTTGGTACCATTTGTAACACTTAACGAAGAGGCTATTGTCAAGTCTGTTGACACTATGGTTGACAATATCGAAAAAGCTAACATTATCTTCTTTGCAGGTGGTTTCTCAGCAGCGGATGAACCAGATGGATCAGCTAAATTTATCGTTAACATCTTGCTCAATGAAAAAGTACGTGCAGCCATTGATAGCTTCATCGAACGTGGTGGTTTGATTATTGGTATCTGTAATGGATTCCAAGCCCTTGTTAAATCAGGTCTTCTTCCATACGGTAACTTTGAAGATGCAAGCAGCACTAGTCCAACCCTCTTCTACAATGATGCCAACCAACACGTGGCTAAGATGGTTGAAACACGTATTGCCAACACTAACTCACCATGGCTTGCCGGAGTAGAAGTTGGTGACATCCATGCCATCCCAGTATCACACGGTGAAGGTAAATTTGTCGTGACAGCTGAGGAATTTGCAGAGCTTCGTGACAATGGTCAAATCTTTACCCAATATGTTGACTTCGAAGGTAAACCAAGCATGGATTCTAAATACAATCCAAATGGATCTGTGAATGCTATCGAAGGTATCACAAGTAAGAACGGTCAAATTATTGGTAAGATGGGTCACTCAGAACGTTTCGAAGACGGTCTCTTCCAAAATATTCCAGGAAATAAAGACCAACACCTCTTTGCGTCAGCGGTTAAATACTTTACTGGAAAATAATAGAGTGCCAAGTGCACTCAGTAATGATATTTTTCAATGTAGCAGTAGTTCTAAAGAGCTTGAAAACTTGAGTTCACATTAGTGAAATGAGAGGCTAGGAACAGTTTTTCGTTTGCATAACATTAGGAAAATATCAAAAATAAAAGGTATAAAAAATGACATACGAAGTTAAATCTCTTAATGAAGAATGTGGTGTTTTTGGTATCTGGGGTCACCCGGATGCTGCCAAATTAACTTATTTCGGACTTCACAGTCTCCAACACCGTGGTCAAGAGGGAGCAGGAATTCTCTCAAATGATGCGGGTCAATTGAAGCGTCATCGTGATATGGGGCTTCTCTCAGAAGTTTTCCGTGATCCAGCCAACTTGGACAAGCTAACTGGAACGGCTGCTATCGGTCATGTTCGTTATGCGACTGCTGGTGAAGCTTCTGTAGACAATATTCAACCATTCATGTTTAAGTTTCACGATGGACAGCTTGGTCTTGCTCATAATGGGAATTTGACTAATGCAGAGTCACTAAGACATGAGTTGGAGAAAAATGGAGCTATCTTAAACTCAACTTCTGACTCAGAAATCTTAGCTCACTTGATTCGTCGTAGCCACAACCCATCCTTTATGGGCAAGGTGAAAGAAGCCTTGAACACTGTTAAAGGTGGATTTGCTTATCTTCTTATGATTGAGGACAAGCTTATTGCAGCTTTGGATCCAAATGGCTTCCGTCCCCTTTCTCTTGGTAAGATGAGCAATGGTGCTATCGTGGTTTCATCTGAAACATGTGCCTTTGAGGGTGTTGGTGCAGAATGGATTCGGGATGTAAATCCAGGTGAGGTTGTTATCATCGATGATAATGGCATCACTTACGATACCTATACAACGGATACGCAATTGGCTGTTTGTTCGATGGAGTATATCTACTTTGCCCGTCCTGATTCAAATATCCAAGGGGTCAATGTCCATACAGCTCGTAAACGTATGGGTGCTCAATTGGCACGTGAGTTCAAACATGAAGCAGATATTGTCGTTGGTGTGCCTAATTCATCACTTAGCGCAGCCATGGGATTTGCGGAAGAATCAGGCTTGCCAAATGAAATGGGCTTGATTAAAAACCAATACACCCAACGTACCTTTATCCAACCAACACAAGAATTGCGTGAGCAAGGGGTTCGTATGAAGCTCTCTGCCGTATCAGGTGTTGTTAAAGGCAAACGTGTGGTTATGATTGACGACTCTATTGTACGTGGGACAACATCACGTCGTATCGTTAATTTGCTAAAAGAAGCAGGAGCAACAGAGGTCCACGTAGCAATCGGTAGCCCAGCCCTTGCCTACCCATGTTTCTACGGTATCGATATTCAAACACGTAAGGAATTAATTGCGGCCAATCATACAGTTGAGGAAACACGCGAAATCATTGGTGCGGATAGCTTGACTTACTTGTCAATCGATGGCTTGATTGATTCTATTGGAATTGACACAGATGCACCAAACGGTGGCCTTTGTGTGGCTTACTTTGATGGTAAATATCCAACACCATTGTATGACTACGAAGAACGCTATTTGGAAAGTTTGAAAGAACACACTTCTTTCTATTAAGAGCAGTGCAGAAGAAAAAAGAGGAAAAAATTATGTCTAAAAATGCTTACGCTCCACGTCTCACTACTGACTAAAAGCTAAAGCATTTGTCAGTAGACACTTTGCCCTATGGGGTCAAAGCTAGAGACCTGACTAGTATTTTTAGATAAAAAGATGGTTCATCTAAAAATACGTCGCACTCTTTCTCGAAAAAAGAAAAGGAATAAATAAAATGACAAATAAAAATGCTTATGCTCAATCGGGTGTGGATGTTGAAGCAGGTTATGAAGTTGTTGAACGTATCAAAAAACACGTTGCCCGTACAGAGCGTGCAGGTGTCATGGGAGCTCTCGGTGGCTTCGGTGGTATGTTTGACCTTTCAAAAACAGGTGTCAAAGAGCCTGTTTTGATTTCAGGTACAGATGGTGTCGGTACTAAACTCATGCTTGCTATTAAGTACGACAAACACGATACTATCGGTCAAGACTGTGTCGCTATGTGTGTTAACGATATCATCGCTGCAGGTGCTGAGCCCCTTTACTTCCTTGACTACGTAGCAACTGGTAAAAATGAACCAGCTAAATTGGAGCAGGTTGTTGCTGGTGTTGCTGAAGGTTGTGTGCAAGCTGGTGCAGCCCTTATTGGTGGTGAAACTGCTGAAATGCCTGGTATGTATGGTGAAGACGACTATGATTTGGCAGGTTTCGCGGTAGGTATCGCAGAAAAATCTCAAATCATCGACGGCTCAAAAGTAGCTGAAGGTGATGTGCTTCTTGGACTTGCTTCAAGCGGTATCCACTCCAACGGTTACTCACTCGTGCGTCGTGTATTTGCTGATTACACAGGGGAAGAAGTTCTTCCAGAACTTGAAGGCAAAAAACTTAAAGACGTTCTTCTTGAACCAACTCGTATCTACGTCAAAGCAGCTTTGCCACTCATCAAAGAAGAATTGGTTAACGGTATTGCCCACATCACAGGTGGTGGTTTCATCGAAAATGTACCACGTATGTTCTCAGATGACTTGGCTGCTGAAATTGATGAAAGCAAAGTGCCGGTTCTTCCAATTTTTAAAGCCCTTGAAAAATATGGTGAAATCAAACATGAAGAAATGTTTGAAATCTTCAACATGGGTATTGGTCTCATGCTTGCGGTTAAACCAGAAAATGTTGAACGTGTCAAAGAACTTCTTGACGAACCTGTTTATGAAATCGGTCGTATTGTGAAGAAAGATGGCGCAAGTGTGGTGATTAAATAATGTCTAAAAGGATTGCTGTATTTGCCTCTGGCAACGGCTCAAACTTTCAGGTGATTGCGGAACAATTTCCAGTAGAATTTGTCTTTTCAGATCACCGGGATGCCTATGTCTTAGAACGTGCCAAAAATCTTGGTGTGGCTAGCCATGCCTTTGAACTCAAGGAATTTGACAATAAAGCAGCTTATGAAGAAGCTATCGTCAAACTCTTGGATGAACACCAGATTGATTTGGTTTGCTTAGCGGGGTATATGAAAATTGTTGGCCCAACCTTACTAGCAGCTTATGAAGGCCGTATCATCAATATTCACCCGGCATATCTCCCTGAATTCCCAGGAGCTCATGGTATTGAGGATGCTTGGAATGCAGGTGTTGGCCAGTCTGGTGTGACTATTCACTGGGTGGATTCTGGTGTTGATACCGGTAAGGTTATCAAACAAGTCCGTGTGCCACGCCTTGAAGGTGATACCCTTGATACTTTCGAAACTCGCATCCACGAAACAGAGTACAAGCTCTATCCAGAAGTCTTGGATAGTTTGGGAGTTGCACGAAAATAAGAAAGCCCTCGAGCTGAAAGAAAATTTTCGACTGTAGCAGATAAAGAACTTTTTTAAAAAAAGGAAAAGAAAGAAAATGACTAAACGAGCACTTATTTCAGTCTCAGACAAAGCGGGCATTGTTGAATTTGCCCAAGAACTCAAAAAACTCGGTTGGGACATCATCTCAACAGGTGGTACTAAAGTTGCCCTTGACAATGCTGGGGTAGACACTATCGCCATCGACGATGTGACTGGTTTCCCAGAAATGATGGACGGTCGTGTAAAGACTCTCCACCCAAATATCCACGGTGGTCTCCTCGCTCGTCGTGACCTCGATAGCCACCTTCAAGCGGCTAAAGACAATAATATTGAACTTATCGATCTTGTTGTGGTAAACCTTTACCCATTCAAGGAAACGATTCTTAAACCAGACGTAACTTACGCTGATGCGGTTGAAAACATCGATATCGGTGGGCCATCTATGCTTCGTTCAGCAGCTAAAAACCACGCTAGCGTAACAGTTGTGGTAGATCCTGCTGACTATGCTGTTGTGCTTGACGAATTGTCAGCGAACGGCGAAACAAGCTACGAAACTCGCCAACGTTTGGCAGCGAAAGTATACCGTCACACAGCTTCATACGATGCTTTGATTGCGGAATACTTCACAGCTCAAGTGGGTGAAACAAAACCTGAAAAACTCACTTTGACTTATGACCTTAAGCAACCTATGCGTTACGGTGAAAACCCTCAACAAGACGCTGACTTCTACCAAAAAGGTTTGCCAACGGCTTACTCAATTGCTTCAGCTAAACAGCTTAACGGTAAAGAATTGTCATTCAACAATATCCGTGACGCTGATGCCGCTATCCGTATCATCCGTGATTTCAAAGACCGTCCAACAGTTGTGGCTCTCAAACACATGAACCCATGTGGTATCGGTCAAGCTGACGACATCGAAACAGCTTGGGACTATGCTTATGAAGCTGACCCAGTGTCAATCTTCGGTGGAATCGTAGTCCTCAACCGTGAAGTTGATGCTGCGACAGCTAAGAAAATGCACGGTGTCTTCCTTGAAATCATCATTGCACCAAGCTACACAGACGAAGCGCTTGAAATCTTGACAACCAAGAAGAAAAACTTGCGTATCCTTGAGTTGCCATTTGACGCTCAAGACGCTAGCGAAGTGGAAGCAGAATACACTGGTGTTGTTGGTGGTCTCCTCGTTCAAAACCAAGACGTTGTTAAAGAAAGTCCAGCTGACTGGCAAGTGGTTACTAAACGCCAACCAACTGAGACAGAAGCGACAGCTCTTGAGTTTGCTTGGAAAGCTATCAAGTATGTCAAATCAAATGGTATCATCGTGACTAACGACCACATGACACTTGGTGTTGGCCCAGGTCAAACTAACCGTGTGGCTTCAGTCCGTATCGCCATTGAGCAGGCTAAAGACCGTCTTGATGGTGCTGTTCTTGCTTCAGATGCCTTCTTCCCATTTGCGGATAACGTGGAAGAAATCGCTAAAGCAGGTATCAAAGCAATCATCCAACCGGGTGGATCAGTCCGTGACCAAGAGTCAATCGAAGCTGCTGATAAACATGGTTTGACAATGATCTTTACAGGCGTTCGTCACTTCCGTCATTAAGAACTTACAAAGCATCCAAGAAATTGGATGTTTTTTAAATCCCTTAAGCTTCCTTTAAGCTCTCCAAGTTATACTAATACCATCCTAAAAAACTTTTCTTTTTCATAATTCTCCTAAGAGCTCAGCACTAGCTGGGCTTTTTTATTTCAGAGTATCAAAAAAACAACCGTTCTCACGATTGTTTAATAGAATTAAACCTTTTCAAGGACAGACTGGGTTACCCAGGTCTTGCGATTTCCGATTTGGACGAGGACGCCATCGCTAGGTGGGTCAATGGCTAGCACTTTGAAGTTACCTGGAATAGTAAAGGTCTCACCAGGATTGAGGTACTGGTCTGATGTTGGATTACCCTGTCCATCAACTTCAATAACAGGTCCAGGATCAACGATATTGTGTTTAGTTGGTGTACCTCCAGCTAAATCTTGGCTAGTGATGGTATTTCCTGACACAGACGTGACACGGAAAGTTCCTGAGAAGCGGACTGTATCACCAACTTTGATAGAAGAGTTAGTAGAATTTCCATTTTGGGCTCCTGGTTCGAGGTCTTTAAAATGGATATAGCCAGACACCTGACTCTTATGGAAGCTACGTTTGTGGTATTTCTCAGGACCTTGACCCGCATCGTAGTTGTACTCCTCAATGGTCACCTGATCACCATGAACTTCTGCAACCCAAGCGACATGCCCCATGTGCCCCGCTCCATTGACACCAGCTGAGAACCAGGCGATGCTCCCTACGGCAGGATTCATGTCAACGCGGTGGCCATTGGCACGTGCGATGCTGCCCCAAGTGATGGCATTTCCATACCCTACAGGCAGAGTGAAACCGTTGGTGTTGCTGAGACGATAGGCTGCAAAGGATGTACACTGACGCCAGTACATGGTCCAAGGATCCACGCCAAAGCCACCATATTTCCAAGAGGAAGGGTAGTCATCCCCGAGGACAGCCGCCTGAGCAGAGCTGCCACACGAAACCGAAACAGTCACTAGACAAGCTAGCGGTAAGAGACAATTTAGTATTTTTTTCTTCATTTTAACCTCCACCTACCTATTCGCAGTTTTTCAGGAAAATGAAGATATTTTTGCGTTTAAGCCTCCCTTAAGCTGCTCAGGATATACTATCATCAATCCTAAATAACTTTTTTCATTTTCATAATCTCCCAAGAGGTGGTCCAAGTGGCTGCCTTTTTTGTGTCCAAATTTGGATACACACCCATATCTCCGAACAAATATGTTATAATAGTTATGTATAATTCGTGAAAATTGCTAATTTTTCCGAATGATTGTCGTTAACGGGC
Above is a window of Streptococcus salivarius DNA encoding:
- the plsX gene encoding phosphate acyltransferase PlsX, producing MHVIAVDAMGGDNAPHAIVEGVNQAIADFKDIEIQLYGDEAKIKTYLTANERVSIVHTDEKINSDDEPAKAIRKKKKASMVLGAQAVKEKKAGAVISAGNTGALLAAGLFVVGRIKGVERPGLMSTMPSFTGQPFDMLDLGANAENTASHLHQYAILGSFYAKNVRGIANPRVGLLNNGTEETKGDSLRKEAFELLSKEPSINFVGNVEAREIMSGAADVVVADGFTGNAVLKAIEGTGLGAMKTLKSAIMNGGLKAKLGAFLLKDSLKGMKETMDYSSAGGAVLFGLKAPVVKCHGSSDAKAVYYTIKQVRTMLDTKVVEQLVEAFSPKEEAN
- a CDS encoding phosphopantetheine-binding protein, which produces MSRVEILQKMQLVIQEQMGKEDIVLTEATKLDDLGVDSIELMEFIINLEDEFDLEISDDTIDHMVKVADLLDYLSEELNKE
- the purN gene encoding phosphoribosylglycinamide formyltransferase, with amino-acid sequence MSKRIAVFASGNGSNFQVIAEQFPVEFVFSDHRDAYVLERAKNLGVASHAFELKEFDNKAAYEEAIVKLLDEHQIDLVCLAGYMKIVGPTLLAAYEGRIINIHPAYLPEFPGAHGIEDAWNAGVGQSGVTIHWVDSGVDTGKVIKQVRVPRLEGDTLDTFETRIHETEYKLYPEVLDSLGVARK
- the purC gene encoding phosphoribosylaminoimidazolesuccinocarboxamide synthase; this encodes MSNQLIYTGKAKDIYSTEDENVIKSVYKDQATMLNGARKETIKGKGVLNNQISSLIFEKLNAAGVATHFIERISDTEQLNKKVTIIPLEVVLRNVTAGSFSKRFGVEEGLDLKTPIVEFYYKNDDLDDPFINDEHVKFLDIANDEQIAYIKEETRRINELLKDWFAQIGLRLIDFKLEFGFDKDGKIILADEFSPDNCRLWDAEGHHMDKDVFRRDLGSLTDVYEVVLEKLQGLK
- a CDS encoding phosphoribosylformylglycinamidine synthase; its protein translation is MDKRIFVEKKADFRVKSQSLVKELKHNLQLKTLNDLRIVQVYDVFNLAEDLFARAEKHIFSEQVTDTVLDEAAVKADLEKYAFFAIESLPGQFDQRAASSQEALLLLGSSNDVTVNTAQLYLVNKDIDANELEAVKNYLLNPVDSRFKDITVGIAKQDFSESDKTIPSLDFFETYTAEDFAKYKAEQGLAMEVDDLLFIQDYFKSIGRVPTETELKVLDTYWSDHCRHTTFETELKNIDFSASKFEKQLQATYDKYIAMRDELGRTEKPQTLMDMATIFGRYERANGRLDDMEVSDEINACSVEIEVDVNGVKEPWLLMFKNETHNHPTEIEPFGGAATCIGGAIRDPLSGRSYVYQAMRISGAGDITTPIAETRAGKLPQQVISKTAAHGYSSYGNQIGLATTYVREYFHPGFVAKRMELGAVVGAAPKENVVREKPEAGDVIILLGGKTGRDGVGGATGSSKVQTVESVETAGAEVQKGNAIEERKIQRLFRNGDVTRLIKKSNDFGAGGVCVAIGELADGLEIDLDKVPLKYQGLNGTEIAISESQERMAVVVRPEDVDAFVAECNKENIDAVVVATVTEKPNLVMHWNGETIVDLERRFLDTNGVRVVVDAKVVDKDVKLPEERQTSAETLEADTLEVLADLNHASQKGLQTIFDSSVGRSTVNHPLGGRYQITPTEASVQKLPVQHGVTTTASVMAQGFNPYVAEWSPYHGAAYAVIEATARLVAAGANWSKARFSYQEYFERMDKQAERFGQPVSALLGSIEAQIQLGLPSIGGKDSMSGTFEELTVPPTLVAFGVTTADSRKVLSPEFKAAGENIYYIPGQALAQEIDFDLIKSNFAKFEAIQADHKVTSASAVKYGGVVEALALATFGNHIGATVTLENLETALTAQLGGFVFTSPEEISGVAKIGQTAADFTLTVNGVTLDGHKLDSAFQGKLEEVYPTEFAQATELEEVPAVASDAVIKAKETVETPVVYIPVFPGTNSEYDSAKAFEKEGAKVNLVPFVTLNEEAIVKSVDTMVDNIEKANIIFFAGGFSAADEPDGSAKFIVNILLNEKVRAAIDSFIERGGLIIGICNGFQALVKSGLLPYGNFEDASSTSPTLFYNDANQHVAKMVETRIANTNSPWLAGVEVGDIHAIPVSHGEGKFVVTAEEFAELRDNGQIFTQYVDFEGKPSMDSKYNPNGSVNAIEGITSKNGQIIGKMGHSERFEDGLFQNIPGNKDQHLFASAVKYFTGK
- the purM gene encoding phosphoribosylformylglycinamidine cyclo-ligase, encoding MTNKNAYAQSGVDVEAGYEVVERIKKHVARTERAGVMGALGGFGGMFDLSKTGVKEPVLISGTDGVGTKLMLAIKYDKHDTIGQDCVAMCVNDIIAAGAEPLYFLDYVATGKNEPAKLEQVVAGVAEGCVQAGAALIGGETAEMPGMYGEDDYDLAGFAVGIAEKSQIIDGSKVAEGDVLLGLASSGIHSNGYSLVRRVFADYTGEEVLPELEGKKLKDVLLEPTRIYVKAALPLIKEELVNGIAHITGGGFIENVPRMFSDDLAAEIDESKVPVLPIFKALEKYGEIKHEEMFEIFNMGIGLMLAVKPENVERVKELLDEPVYEIGRIVKKDGASVVIK
- the purF gene encoding amidophosphoribosyltransferase produces the protein MTYEVKSLNEECGVFGIWGHPDAAKLTYFGLHSLQHRGQEGAGILSNDAGQLKRHRDMGLLSEVFRDPANLDKLTGTAAIGHVRYATAGEASVDNIQPFMFKFHDGQLGLAHNGNLTNAESLRHELEKNGAILNSTSDSEILAHLIRRSHNPSFMGKVKEALNTVKGGFAYLLMIEDKLIAALDPNGFRPLSLGKMSNGAIVVSSETCAFEGVGAEWIRDVNPGEVVIIDDNGITYDTYTTDTQLAVCSMEYIYFARPDSNIQGVNVHTARKRMGAQLAREFKHEADIVVGVPNSSLSAAMGFAEESGLPNEMGLIKNQYTQRTFIQPTQELREQGVRMKLSAVSGVVKGKRVVMIDDSIVRGTTSRRIVNLLKEAGATEVHVAIGSPALAYPCFYGIDIQTRKELIAANHTVEETREIIGADSLTYLSIDGLIDSIGIDTDAPNGGLCVAYFDGKYPTPLYDYEERYLESLKEHTSFY